Proteins encoded in a region of the Rutidosis leptorrhynchoides isolate AG116_Rl617_1_P2 chromosome 9, CSIRO_AGI_Rlap_v1, whole genome shotgun sequence genome:
- the LOC139867595 gene encoding uncharacterized protein, giving the protein MSHDDWLTAAMSDSDIVAKLLVTLRSPSPPPPPPPPHRPPHTWTIHQRRSPTQTLIQPPDKSEPPRASPSTPLSWSGPTSDAAVESSQQLHHNQSHTSGSKVTPPGDNTPSKRPRKKKTLAALKEEEMLLITEQNDLKRKLAALQSTFENQRNRNQNLKKMKLDVQVELQSEITRAYKNSQFEAVDVRNEGFVLPDLNVPFKEDVIMSY; this is encoded by the exons ATGTCTCACGATGATTGGCTCACAGCTGCCATGTCAGACTCCGACATCGTCGCTAAACTCCTCGTCACTCTCCgctcaccatcaccaccaccaccaccaccaccaccacatcgACCACCGCATACCTGGACCATTCATCAACGCCGTTCACCAACACAAACGCTAATTCAACCTCCTGATAAATCGGAACCACCTAGAGCTAGCCCTAGCACACCGTTGTCATGGAGCGGTCCCACTTCCGATGCTGCTGTTGAGTCTAGTCAGCAACTTCATCATAACCAATCACATACCTCAGGATCTAAG GTTACTCCACCTGGCGATAACACCCCTTCTAAAAGGCCAAGAAAGAAAAAA ACTTTAGCTGCACTTAAAGAGGAGGAAATGTTATTGATAACGGAACAAAATGATTTAAAGAGG AAACTTGCAGCCCTGCAATCTACCTTTGAAAACCAGAGAAATAGGAATCAGAACCTAAAGAAGATGAag CTGGATGTACAAGTTGAGCTACAATCGGAGATAACAAGGGCGTACAAAAACAGCCAATTTGAAGCGGTGGATGTGCGAAATGAAGGATTTGTCCTCCCTGATCTTAATGTTCCTTTTAAGGAGGATGTGATCATGAGTTATTAA